Proteins co-encoded in one Medicago truncatula cultivar Jemalong A17 chromosome 8, MtrunA17r5.0-ANR, whole genome shotgun sequence genomic window:
- the LOC25501005 gene encoding peptidyl-prolyl cis-trans isomerase CYP18-1, which produces MSVTLHTNLGDIKCEIFCDEVPKTSENFLALCASGYFDGTIFHRNIKGFMIQGGDPTGTGKGGTSIWGKKFNDEIRESLKHNARGILSMANSGPNTNGSQFFISYAKHPHLNGLYTVFGRVIHGFEVLDLMEKTPTGAGDRPLAEIRLNRVTMHSNPLAG; this is translated from the exons ATG TCGGTTACTCTGCACACAAACCTAGGTGATATCAAATGCGAAATCTTCTGTGACGAAGTCCCTAAAACCTCCGAG AATTTTTTAGCACTATGCGCAAGTGGTTACTTTGATGGGACTATATTTCACCGCAATATTAAAGgttttatgattcaaggtgGAGATCCAACTGGTACCGGCAAAGGAGGGACTAGTATATGGGGAAAGAAATTTAACGACGAGATAAGAGAATCTTTGAAG CATAATGCAAGGGGAATATTGTCAATGGCTAACAGTGGTCCAAATACTAATGGAAGTCAGTTCTTCATAAGTTATGCAAAACATCCACATTTGAATGGACTATACACTGTGTTTGGAAGAGTAATTCATGGATTTGAAGTTCTTGATCTCATGGAAAAG ACTCCAACAGGGGCAGGGGATCGACCGCTTGCAGAGATAAGGCTCAATCGTGTAACAATGCATTCTAATCCACTTGCTGGCTAG
- the LOC25501006 gene encoding 4-hydroxy-tetrahydrodipicolinate synthase, chloroplastic isoform X1, protein MNMLKTDSSMRGPNSPVLPFKSRKSVEDVRSLQFITAVKTPYIPSGKIDLEAYDNLVNIQIANGVEGILVAGSTGEGQLMTWDEQIMLIAHTVNCFGDKVKVIGNAGSNCTKEAINATERGFAVGMDAALHINPYYGKTSNAGLVAHYNSLLPIGPIIIYNVPSRSGQDIPPSVIEILAKHPNFVGVKECVGTERVKMYTDKGIVVWGIDNLSHEARWDCGAVGVQSVASNLVPGLVRELMFGGKNPTLNSKLMTLFDWLFIEPSPIALNTALAQLGVIKPVFRLPYVPLTLEQRIGFVNLVKEMGRQHFIGEKDVQVLEDDDFIIVGRY, encoded by the exons ATGAACATGTTGAAAACTGATTCTAGTATGAGAGGACCCAATTCACCGGTTTTACCTTTCAAAAGCag GAAATCGGTTGAGGACGTACGAAGTCTGCAATTCATCACCGCCGTTAAGACTCCGTACATACCTAGTGGAAAAATAGATCTTGAAGCATATGATAACTTGGTGAACATACAGATTGCAAATGGTGTTGAAGGTATTCTTGTTGCTGGTTCAACTGGGGAAGGCCAATTAATGACATGGGATGAACAAATAATGCTCATTGCTCACACAGTTAATTGTTTCGGCGACAAAGTTAAAGTTATTGGTAATGCAGGAAGCAACTGCACAAAAGAAGCGATAAACGCAACTGAGCGAGGCTTCGCTGTTGGAATGGATGCTGCACTTCATATAAACCCTTACTATGGAAAAACCTCAAATGCAGGTTTGGTTGCTCATTATAATAGTTTGCTTCCTATAGGCCCTATCATCATATACAATGTACCTTCAAGGAGTGGTCAAGATATTCCTCCTAGTGTAATTGAAATATTGGCTAAACATCCAAATTTTGTTGGTGTGAAAGAGTGTGTGGGAACTGAGAGGGTGAAAATGTACACAGATAAAGGAATTGTTGTGTGGGGAATTGATAACTTAAGCCATGAAGCTAGATGGGATTGTGGGGCTGTTGGAGTTCAATCTGTTGCAAGCAATTTGGTTCCAGGTTTAGTGAGGGAACTCATGTTTGGGGGTAAGAATCCTACATTGAATTCAAAGCTTATGACTTTGTTTGATTGGCTTTTTATAGAGCCAAGCCCAATTGCTTTGAACACTGCTCTTGCTCAACTTGGGGTTATCAAGCCTGTTTTTAGGCTGCCATATGTACCTCTGACTTTGGAACAAAGGATAGGGTTTGTGAATTTGGTGAAGGAAATGGGCAGGCAACATTTCATTGGAGAAAAAGATGTTCAAGTTCTTGAGGATGATGATTTTATCATAGTTGGTCGATATTAA
- the LOC25501006 gene encoding 4-hydroxy-tetrahydrodipicolinate synthase, chloroplastic isoform X2 produces MNMLKTDSSMRGPNSPVLPFKSRNTYCKVQQTAARLDVRVQLSSSTAVKDWKSVEDVRSLQFITAVKTPYIPSGKIDLEAYDNLVNIQIANGVEGILVAGSTGEGQLMTWDEQIMLIAHTVNCFGDKVKVIGNAGSNCTKEAINATERGFAVGMDAALHINPYYGKTSNAGLVAHYNSLLPIGPIIIYNVPSRSGQDIPPSVIEILAKHPNFVGVKECVGTERVKMYTDKGIVVWGIDNLSHEARWDCGAVGVQSVASNLVPGLVRELMFGGKNPTLNSKLMTLFDWLFIEPSPIALNTALAQLGVIKPVFRLPYVPLTLEQRIGFVNLVKEMGRQHFIGEKDVQVLEDDDFIIVGRY; encoded by the exons ATGAACATGTTGAAAACTGATTCTAGTATGAGAGGACCCAATTCACCGGTTTTACCTTTCAAAAGCa GGAACACATATTGTAAGGTTCAACAAACAGCTGCGAGACTTGATGTTCGCGTCCAGTTGAGCAGCTCAACGGCGGTAAAAGATTG GAAATCGGTTGAGGACGTACGAAGTCTGCAATTCATCACCGCCGTTAAGACTCCGTACATACCTAGTGGAAAAATAGATCTTGAAGCATATGATAACTTGGTGAACATACAGATTGCAAATGGTGTTGAAGGTATTCTTGTTGCTGGTTCAACTGGGGAAGGCCAATTAATGACATGGGATGAACAAATAATGCTCATTGCTCACACAGTTAATTGTTTCGGCGACAAAGTTAAAGTTATTGGTAATGCAGGAAGCAACTGCACAAAAGAAGCGATAAACGCAACTGAGCGAGGCTTCGCTGTTGGAATGGATGCTGCACTTCATATAAACCCTTACTATGGAAAAACCTCAAATGCAGGTTTGGTTGCTCATTATAATAGTTTGCTTCCTATAGGCCCTATCATCATATACAATGTACCTTCAAGGAGTGGTCAAGATATTCCTCCTAGTGTAATTGAAATATTGGCTAAACATCCAAATTTTGTTGGTGTGAAAGAGTGTGTGGGAACTGAGAGGGTGAAAATGTACACAGATAAAGGAATTGTTGTGTGGGGAATTGATAACTTAAGCCATGAAGCTAGATGGGATTGTGGGGCTGTTGGAGTTCAATCTGTTGCAAGCAATTTGGTTCCAGGTTTAGTGAGGGAACTCATGTTTGGGGGTAAGAATCCTACATTGAATTCAAAGCTTATGACTTTGTTTGATTGGCTTTTTATAGAGCCAAGCCCAATTGCTTTGAACACTGCTCTTGCTCAACTTGGGGTTATCAAGCCTGTTTTTAGGCTGCCATATGTACCTCTGACTTTGGAACAAAGGATAGGGTTTGTGAATTTGGTGAAGGAAATGGGCAGGCAACATTTCATTGGAGAAAAAGATGTTCAAGTTCTTGAGGATGATGATTTTATCATAGTTGGTCGATATTAA
- the LOC25501008 gene encoding 4-hydroxy-tetrahydrodipicolinate synthase, chloroplastic isoform X2, which yields MFASSRTAQLRKSIDDVRSLRFITAVKTPYLPSGKLDLESYDNLVNIQIANGVEGILVAGSTGEGQLMTWDEQIMLIAHTVNCFGDKVKVIGNAGSNCTKEAINATEQGFAVGMDAALHINPYYGKTSNAGLVAHYNSLLPVGPIIIYNVPSRSGQDIPPSVIEILAQNPNFVGVKECVGNERVKMYTDKGIVVWSVDRLSHTARWDCGAVGVQSVASNLVPGLIRELMFGGKNPTLNSKLMTLFDWLFIEPSPIALNTALAQLGVIKPVFRLPYVPLTLEQRVGFVNLVKEMGRQHFVGEKDVQVLEDDDFIIVGRY from the exons ATGTTCGCCTCCAGTCGAACAGCTCAGTTGCG GAAATCGATTGACGATGTACGAAGTCTACGATTCATCACCGCCGTTAAGACTCCATACTTACCTAGTGGAAAATTAGATCTTGAATCATATGATAACTTGGTGAACATACAAATTGCAAACGGTGTTGAAGGTATTCTTGTTGCTGGCTCAACTGGTGAAGGCCAATTAATGACATGGGATGAACAGATAATGCTCATTGCTCACACAGTTAATTGTTTCGGCGACAAAGTTAAAGTTATTGGTAATGCAGGAAGCAACTGCACAAAAGAAGCGATAAACGCAACCGAGCAAGGTTTTGCTGTTGGAATGGATGCAGCACTTCATATAAACCCTTACTATGGAAAAACCTCAAATGCAGGTTTGGTTGCTCATTATAATAGTTTGCTTCCTGTAGGCCCTATCATAATATACAATGTACCTTCAAGGAGTGGTCAAGATATTCCTCCTAGTGTAATTGAAATATTGGCTCAAAATCCAAATTTTGTCGGTGTGAAAGAGTGTGTTGGAAATGAGAGGGTGAAAATGTACACAGATAAAGGAATTGTTGTGTGGAGCGTTGATAGGTTAAGCCATACAGCTAGATGGGATTGCGGGGCTGTTGGAGTTCAATCTGTTGCAAGCAATTTGGTTCCTGGCTTAATAAGGGAACTCATGTTTGGGGGTAAGAATCCTACATTGAATTCAAAGCTTATGACTTTGTTTGATTGGCTTTTTATAGAGCCAAGCCCAATTGCTTTGAACACTGCTCTTGCTCAACTTGGGGTTATCAAGCCTGTTTTCAGGCTTCCATATGTACCTCTTACTTTGGAACAAAGGGTAGGGTTTGTGAATTTGGTGAAGGAAATGGGCAGGCAACATTTCGTTGGAGAAAAAGATGTTCAAGTTCTTGAGGATGATGATTTTATCATAGTTGGTCGATATTAG
- the LOC25501008 gene encoding 4-hydroxy-tetrahydrodipicolinate synthase, chloroplastic isoform X1: MNMLKSYCGSSWFLRGPNSPVLPFNSRNTYCKVQPTAARLDVRLQSNSSVAVKHRKSIDDVRSLRFITAVKTPYLPSGKLDLESYDNLVNIQIANGVEGILVAGSTGEGQLMTWDEQIMLIAHTVNCFGDKVKVIGNAGSNCTKEAINATEQGFAVGMDAALHINPYYGKTSNAGLVAHYNSLLPVGPIIIYNVPSRSGQDIPPSVIEILAQNPNFVGVKECVGNERVKMYTDKGIVVWSVDRLSHTARWDCGAVGVQSVASNLVPGLIRELMFGGKNPTLNSKLMTLFDWLFIEPSPIALNTALAQLGVIKPVFRLPYVPLTLEQRVGFVNLVKEMGRQHFVGEKDVQVLEDDDFIIVGRY, encoded by the exons ATGAACATGCTGAAAAGTTATTGTGGTAGTAGCTGGTTCTTGAGAGGACCCAATTCACCGGTTTTACCTTTCAACAGCag GAACACATACTGTAAGGTTCAACCAACAGCCGCGAGACTCGATGTTCGCCTCCAGTCGAACAGCTCAGTTGCGGTAAAACATAG GAAATCGATTGACGATGTACGAAGTCTACGATTCATCACCGCCGTTAAGACTCCATACTTACCTAGTGGAAAATTAGATCTTGAATCATATGATAACTTGGTGAACATACAAATTGCAAACGGTGTTGAAGGTATTCTTGTTGCTGGCTCAACTGGTGAAGGCCAATTAATGACATGGGATGAACAGATAATGCTCATTGCTCACACAGTTAATTGTTTCGGCGACAAAGTTAAAGTTATTGGTAATGCAGGAAGCAACTGCACAAAAGAAGCGATAAACGCAACCGAGCAAGGTTTTGCTGTTGGAATGGATGCAGCACTTCATATAAACCCTTACTATGGAAAAACCTCAAATGCAGGTTTGGTTGCTCATTATAATAGTTTGCTTCCTGTAGGCCCTATCATAATATACAATGTACCTTCAAGGAGTGGTCAAGATATTCCTCCTAGTGTAATTGAAATATTGGCTCAAAATCCAAATTTTGTCGGTGTGAAAGAGTGTGTTGGAAATGAGAGGGTGAAAATGTACACAGATAAAGGAATTGTTGTGTGGAGCGTTGATAGGTTAAGCCATACAGCTAGATGGGATTGCGGGGCTGTTGGAGTTCAATCTGTTGCAAGCAATTTGGTTCCTGGCTTAATAAGGGAACTCATGTTTGGGGGTAAGAATCCTACATTGAATTCAAAGCTTATGACTTTGTTTGATTGGCTTTTTATAGAGCCAAGCCCAATTGCTTTGAACACTGCTCTTGCTCAACTTGGGGTTATCAAGCCTGTTTTCAGGCTTCCATATGTACCTCTTACTTTGGAACAAAGGGTAGGGTTTGTGAATTTGGTGAAGGAAATGGGCAGGCAACATTTCGTTGGAGAAAAAGATGTTCAAGTTCTTGAGGATGATGATTTTATCATAGTTGGTCGATATTAG
- the LOC25501009 gene encoding 4-hydroxy-tetrahydrodipicolinate synthase, chloroplastic produces MAMLRGLSSRIFRSLTTTNLTYRTSYRKSQLATALPSFDRPMSTSGVKERTSMEELRSLRMVTAVKTPYLPNGQFDLDTYDNLVNMQIEKGVEGILVAGTTGEGYLMTWDEQIMLIAHTVNCFGDKVKVIGNAGSNCTSEAITATEQGFAVGMDAAMHINPYYGKTSSDGLIAHYNSVLSIGPVIIYNVPSRSSHDIPPSVVEKLAENPNLVGIKECIGNDRVKMYTGKGLHVWTGNDEESHDARWECGATGLHSVAGNLIPGLMRKLMFEGKNPTLNAKLKPLFDWLFHVPAPIALNTALAQLGVIKPIFRLPHVPIPVEQRREFVNLVKEIGREHFVGEKDVQVLDDDDFIVVARY; encoded by the exons ATGGCCATGTTGAGAGGACTAAGTTCCCGAATTTTCCGTTCACTTACCACCACTAACCTCACCTACag GACCTCATACCGGAAGTCTCAACTGGCAACTGCTCTACCGAGTTTCGACCGCCCAATGAGCACCTCAGGGGTGAAAGAAAG GACCTCTATGGAGGAGTTGAGGAGTCTGAGAATGGTAACTGCTGTCAAGACTCCATACCTACCCAATGGCCAATTTGATCTTGATACATATGATAACTTGGTGAACATGCAAATTGAGAAAGGTGTTGAAGGTATCCTTGTTGCCGGTACAACTGGTGAAGGCTATTTAATGACCTGGGACGAACAAATAATGCTTATAGCTCACACAGTCAACTGTTTCGGCGACAAAGTTAAGGTTATTGGCAACGCCGGAAGCAACTGCACATCAGAAGCAATTACTGCAACAGAACAAGGTTTCGCTGTTGGAATGGATGCTGCAATGCATATAAATCCTTACTATGGAAAAACCTCATCAGATGGTTTGATTGCTCATTACAATAGTGTGCTTTCAATTGGCCCCGTCATCATATACAATGTACCTTCGAGGAGTTCTCATGATATTCCTCCTAGTGTAGTCGAAAAGTTGGCTGAAAACCCTAATTTGGTCGGCATCAAGGAGTGTATAGGAAATGATAGAGTGAAGATGTATACAGGTAAGGGACTTCATGTTTGGACCGGAAACGACGAAGAAAGCCATGATGCTAGATGGGAATGTGGTGCTACTGGACTTCACTCTGTTGCTGGAAACTTGATTCCCGGTTTGATGAGAAAACTCATGTTTGAAGGTAAGAATCCTACACTGAATGCAAAGTTGAAGCCTTTGTTTGATTGGCTTTTCCATGTGCCGGCACCGATTGCTTTGAACACTGCTCTTGCTCAACTTGGGGTTATTAAGCCAATTTTCAGGCTACCACATGTTCCTATCCCTGTTGAACAGAGGAGAGAGTTTGTGAATTTGGTGAAGGAAATTGGTAGAGAGCATTTTGTTGGTGAAAAAGATGTTCAAGTTCTTGATGATGATGACTTTATTGTTGTTGCTCGATATTAA
- the LOC25501010 gene encoding 4-hydroxy-tetrahydrodipicolinate synthase, chloroplastic translates to MLDSEIDVFQGIYKEKEWGLWASLCLSVSSQLIRVYYGGRDEHWVLGHTCAALKSIDDIRSLRLMTAVKTPYLPNGQIDLESYDNLVNMQIANGVEGILVAGTTGEGHLMSLNDKVMLIAHTVTSFGDKVKVIGNTGSNSTSLAISLTEQGFAVGMDASLQINPYYGKTSMEGLVAHYKSVLSVGPIILYNNPSRTAQDIPPSVVEILAQNPNFVGIKECIANERVKKYASQGIFVWTANQKESHEGAIGDVSLASNLIPSLMVKLMNEGMNPSLNSKLIPLFDWLSLEVIPIGLNTALAQLGVIKPVFRLPYVPLSRERRVEFVKLVKQIGRDHFVGEKDVEVLDDEDFIIVGRY, encoded by the exons ATGTTGGACAGTGAAATTGATGTATTTCAAGGAATATACAAGGAGAAAGAATGGGGGTTATGGGCTTCACTCTGTTTGTCTGTCTCATCTCAGTTGATTAGGGTTTATTATGGAGGCAGAGATGAACATTGGGTGTTGGGTCACACGTGCGCTGCTCt GAAATCGATTGACGACATTAGGAGTCTGAGATTGATGACTGCGGTGAAAACTCCGTACCTACCAAATGGTCAAATTGATCTTGAATCATACGATAACCTAGTAAACATGCAAATTGCAAATGGTGTTGAAGGAATTCTTGTTGCTGGAACAACTGGTGAAGGCCATTTAATGAGCTTGAATGATAAAGTAATGCTTATTGCTCACACCGTCACCTCTTTCGGCGATAAAGTCAAAGTTATTGGTAATACAGGAAGCAACTCAACATCACTAGCAATTAGTCTAACTGAGCAAGGTTTTGCTGTTGGAATGGATGCATCACTTCAAATAAACCCTTACTATGGAAAAACCTCAATGGAAGGTTTGGTTGCTCATTACAAAAGTGTACTTTCAGTAGGACCTATCATTTTATATAACAACCCATCAAGAACTGCTCAAGATATTCCTCCTAGTGTGGTTGAAATATTGgctcaaaaccctaattttgttGGTATCAAAGAGTGTATAGCAAATGAGAGAGTGAAAAAGTATGCAAGTCAAGGAATTTTTGTGTGGACTGCAAATCAAAAGGAGAGTCATGAAGGTGCTATTGGAGATGTGTCTCTTGCAAGTAACTTGATTCCTAGTTTAATGGTGAAACTCATGAATGAAGGAATGAATCCTTCATTGAATTCAAAGCTTATTCCTTTGTTTGATTGGCTTTCTTTAGAGGTTATCCCAATTGGTTTGAACACTGCTCTTGCTCAACTTGGTGTTATCAAGCCTGTTTTTAGGCTACCATATGTACCTTTGAGTAGGGAAAGAAGGGTTGAGTTTGTCAAATTGGTGAAGCAAATTGGAAGAGATCATTTTGTTGGAGAAAAGGATGTTGAAGTTCTTGATGATGAAGACTTTATCATAGTTGGTCGGTATTAA